Proteins from one Gimesia maris genomic window:
- a CDS encoding DUF1559 domain-containing protein, translating to MNKTSKRYNVRKLFRGFTLIELLVVIAIIAILIALLLPAVQQAREAARRSTCKNSLKQIGVAFHNYHDTARTFPPGWIDGDQTLGDASETANKNGLGWATMILPYIDQANLYNQIGSETSNFTMNWQIGYTGSTSIPAAKTIIPIFNCPSDPMGGINTDKGSFGKSNYATERIVLGVNKALRMRDITDGTTNTILVGEVRTGDETGTTGSCGGAPCDEFTGKLWIGARTASWGWERGLQAEDVYFIGYNVPDDFINGGARTVADRFALSSMHVGGVHVLLADGSVRFLSENIDVNTYKWLNDENDGKVLGEF from the coding sequence ATGAATAAAACGAGCAAGCGCTATAACGTAAGAAAACTGTTCCGAGGCTTTACATTAATCGAGCTTCTGGTGGTTATTGCCATCATTGCAATTCTGATCGCGCTACTGCTACCAGCAGTCCAGCAGGCCCGGGAAGCCGCTCGACGCAGTACCTGTAAAAACAGTCTGAAGCAGATCGGAGTGGCCTTTCACAATTATCACGATACCGCCCGTACCTTCCCTCCCGGCTGGATTGATGGAGACCAGACTCTGGGTGATGCTTCTGAAACTGCTAACAAAAATGGCTTAGGCTGGGCCACCATGATTCTGCCTTACATCGATCAGGCCAATCTTTACAATCAGATCGGTTCTGAAACCTCAAACTTCACGATGAACTGGCAGATTGGCTATACGGGCTCAACCTCCATTCCTGCAGCCAAAACTATCATTCCCATTTTCAATTGTCCTTCCGATCCCATGGGTGGCATCAATACAGATAAGGGAAGCTTCGGGAAATCCAACTACGCCACCGAACGCATCGTACTGGGTGTCAACAAAGCGCTGAGAATGCGTGACATCACCGATGGCACTACCAACACAATCCTGGTTGGCGAAGTACGTACCGGGGATGAAACCGGAACGACCGGAAGTTGTGGCGGTGCTCCCTGTGATGAATTCACCGGCAAACTCTGGATTGGTGCCCGTACCGCTTCCTGGGGCTGGGAACGTGGACTGCAGGCAGAAGACGTTTACTTCATCGGCTATAATGTTCCCGATGACTTCATCAATGGAGGTGCCCGCACCGTCGCAGACCGTTTTGCACTGTCCAGTATGCATGTGGGTGGCGTTCATGTGCTGCTCGCCGATGGTTCCGTCCGATTCCTTTCCGAAAACATCGACGTCAACACTTACAAGTGGTTGAACGATGAAAACGACGGTAAGGTACTGGGCGAATTCTAA
- a CDS encoding tetratricopeptide repeat protein, with amino-acid sequence MIVRAIAVILVLELVACGYLFVQRAARPVPMLPEKTLMNPLFAEDIQPLVKQVAQTNNAYDWMRLGEALLGQGYYSHAELCFRRVLKLMPESRLAESRIAYCLERTGRTEQSSEIYRELNNSPDFSREAKREQMQALYELGRNALREEKMGEAEKLFRQNLGFLPARYQLSKLLIRTDRADEALTLINESLQQVPGSLKFLELQHRAFQQTGDLELAEQTAQLLERAQHTIPLHPGSNFIEPFRLQYGIDRHVEEFNRKIRNRSLPELELELVKLIDQLNDSPSTHRQIFLMRLLEVQHQQQLPRKMLETVQKLNNMGINNADVLMYRAEATGMRGDWNQAAILGRRAGSMSKAADMHQRLSDILLQAGKTEESQLEQALTYRLEAMEYYRADKLAEALDKIELAVKINPDDPQSWYERGLIQEARGERKAAQSDFQECLKRAPLHGRARQKLSVEPATN; translated from the coding sequence ATGATCGTGCGTGCGATTGCCGTGATTCTGGTGCTGGAACTGGTTGCGTGCGGCTACCTGTTCGTACAACGAGCGGCCCGCCCTGTGCCAATGCTGCCCGAAAAAACGCTGATGAACCCTTTATTTGCGGAGGACATCCAGCCACTCGTAAAGCAGGTCGCTCAGACCAACAACGCCTACGACTGGATGCGCCTGGGAGAAGCGCTGCTGGGACAGGGCTATTACAGTCATGCGGAACTCTGCTTTCGACGGGTATTAAAACTGATGCCCGAGAGTCGGCTGGCGGAGAGCCGCATCGCCTATTGCCTGGAGCGAACGGGGCGAACAGAACAGAGCAGCGAAATCTACCGGGAACTGAATAACAGCCCTGACTTCTCACGTGAAGCAAAACGGGAACAGATGCAGGCCCTGTATGAGCTTGGCAGGAATGCGCTGCGCGAAGAAAAAATGGGAGAGGCAGAAAAACTGTTTCGCCAGAATCTGGGCTTTCTGCCGGCCCGATATCAGCTGTCCAAGCTGTTGATCCGAACCGACCGGGCAGACGAAGCGTTAACGCTGATTAATGAATCACTGCAACAGGTGCCCGGTTCACTGAAATTTCTGGAACTGCAACACCGCGCCTTTCAGCAGACCGGTGATCTGGAACTGGCTGAGCAGACCGCGCAACTGCTGGAACGCGCTCAGCATACGATTCCTCTGCACCCGGGTTCAAATTTCATTGAACCGTTCCGGCTGCAGTACGGCATTGACCGTCATGTGGAAGAATTCAACAGGAAAATCAGGAACCGTTCGCTTCCCGAGTTAGAACTGGAACTGGTCAAACTGATCGACCAGCTCAACGATTCCCCGTCAACGCACCGCCAGATTTTTCTGATGCGTTTACTGGAGGTGCAGCATCAGCAGCAACTGCCTCGCAAAATGCTGGAGACGGTCCAGAAGTTAAACAACATGGGAATCAACAACGCAGACGTATTGATGTACCGGGCAGAAGCAACAGGAATGCGGGGCGACTGGAATCAGGCAGCGATTCTGGGACGACGCGCTGGATCGATGTCAAAAGCAGCGGATATGCATCAGCGACTGTCTGATATCTTACTGCAGGCAGGAAAAACTGAAGAAAGCCAACTTGAGCAGGCACTCACATACCGTCTGGAAGCAATGGAATATTACCGAGCCGACAAGCTGGCAGAAGCACTCGATAAGATTGAACTCGCTGTTAAAATCAACCCCGATGATCCCCAGAGCTGGTACGAACGCGGTCTGATTCAGGAAGCGCGCGGGGAGAGGAAGGCCGCCCAGTCAGACTTTCAGGAATGTCTGAAACGGGCACCCCTGCATGGTCGAGCCCGCCAGAAACTGTCAGTAGAGCCTGCAACTAACTGA
- a CDS encoding FG-GAP repeat domain-containing protein has translation MSSTESPQASQPVSPPTPWLLIVLLVAVILLPIVTWFLLPSVPALGRLPELYSGGTSYPASKLLFERQGALQAGVELPLITNVQILDFDGDGKNDILYCDAGNNRVVLRRLASGGSTSDQTLIADVAAPAHATPVDIDGDGDLDIVVSVLGNIQPDDGVVGRVELYEQTPTGFVRHVILDDVRRVADVQPGDFDGDGDLDLAVAVFGYNRGEVLWLENRGEFQFLDHHLYNAPGAIHVPVADYDGDGDLDIATIFSQEEEELVGFENLGGGKFKTRPLWLTPNMDLGSAGLIHADLDQDGDEDLILPAGDNLEDFDAYPQPYHGCLWFENKGDWKFEEHRISDLGGTYAAAVADMDGDNDLDIVLASMTNDWYSPAHASLVWLENDGQQNFTTWQIDNQPIHLVTVAVGDLNQDGLPDIAAGSLNMRKPFDRIQAVPYWIQQTQKGASP, from the coding sequence ATGTCCTCAACTGAAAGTCCTCAAGCCTCGCAACCAGTCTCTCCTCCCACGCCATGGCTGCTGATTGTTCTACTGGTTGCCGTCATTCTGCTTCCGATAGTGACCTGGTTTTTGCTGCCATCCGTTCCGGCCCTGGGTCGATTACCCGAACTCTATTCGGGAGGCACATCATACCCGGCTTCGAAGCTGCTGTTTGAACGCCAGGGTGCGCTGCAGGCGGGAGTGGAACTGCCTCTGATAACGAACGTGCAAATTCTGGATTTCGACGGCGACGGCAAAAACGACATCCTGTATTGTGACGCGGGAAATAACCGGGTCGTGCTGCGTCGACTTGCCAGTGGTGGCAGTACCAGTGATCAGACGCTGATCGCAGATGTTGCTGCACCGGCGCATGCCACGCCTGTCGATATCGACGGCGATGGGGATCTGGATATCGTGGTTTCCGTGCTGGGGAATATACAACCAGACGATGGGGTCGTCGGTCGGGTCGAACTGTATGAGCAGACGCCGACAGGATTCGTGAGGCATGTGATCCTGGATGATGTGCGACGCGTGGCGGACGTGCAACCGGGAGACTTCGACGGAGACGGCGATCTTGACCTGGCGGTCGCCGTGTTTGGATACAATCGGGGAGAAGTCCTCTGGCTGGAAAATCGCGGCGAATTTCAGTTCCTGGATCATCACCTGTATAATGCACCCGGTGCGATCCATGTTCCCGTGGCCGACTATGACGGGGACGGCGATCTGGATATCGCCACCATCTTTTCCCAGGAAGAAGAAGAGCTGGTCGGCTTTGAGAATCTGGGAGGTGGCAAATTCAAAACACGACCTCTCTGGCTGACGCCGAACATGGACCTGGGGAGCGCCGGCTTGATCCACGCCGACCTGGATCAGGATGGCGACGAAGATTTGATTCTGCCCGCCGGGGACAACCTGGAAGACTTCGACGCCTACCCGCAGCCTTATCATGGCTGTCTGTGGTTTGAAAACAAGGGAGACTGGAAATTCGAAGAGCATCGAATTTCTGACCTGGGAGGCACCTATGCCGCTGCGGTTGCCGACATGGACGGAGACAACGATCTGGATATCGTACTGGCGAGCATGACCAACGACTGGTATTCGCCCGCGCATGCCAGCCTGGTCTGGTTGGAGAACGACGGTCAGCAGAATTTCACAACCTGGCAGATCGACAATCAGCCGATTCATCTGGTGACGGTTGCAGTGGGAGATTTGAATCAGGATGGCTTACCCGATATTGCTGCCGGCTCGCTCAACATGCGGAAACCTTTTGACCGTATTCAGGCAGTTCCGTACTGGATTCAACAAACGCAGAAAGGAGCATCGCCATGA
- a CDS encoding DUF1559 family PulG-like putative transporter, translating to MFLQRVIPQVIVPASGLVTALVVVSIMALLIQLLGRFVLHRLQQQHTIPVPNQWKVRWTISLIVFLVISFTGGFAVVGIAHQGLWLFTAPEGVIGKSSGPREASFRISSRNRLRNIGLAVVNYSSGDVDPLPTGIYNSTGQPLHSWQTQILPFMDQVELYKKIDLAEPWNTEKNAPHFKTHIPAYTIDSRDTFETNLPDYGVSEYSLNSRVFYPASRLKYDQIPDGIASTIMAGEIVSRLPAWGNPANLRDPALGINRHPQGFGGPWKRREGANMLFMDGSGRFINQNIDPGVLEALSTPDGGETVGEY from the coding sequence ATGTTCTTACAACGGGTGATCCCCCAGGTGATTGTGCCTGCCTCCGGTCTGGTGACGGCCCTGGTCGTCGTTTCGATCATGGCGCTGCTGATTCAACTGCTGGGCCGCTTCGTCCTGCATCGTCTGCAGCAACAACATACGATCCCGGTTCCAAACCAGTGGAAGGTACGCTGGACGATTTCCCTGATCGTCTTCCTGGTGATCTCGTTCACCGGTGGTTTTGCCGTGGTGGGAATAGCGCATCAGGGTCTCTGGCTGTTCACTGCACCTGAAGGAGTGATTGGAAAGTCATCCGGTCCGCGTGAAGCCTCTTTTCGAATTTCCTCGCGTAACAGGTTGCGAAATATCGGGTTGGCGGTAGTGAATTATTCATCGGGCGATGTAGATCCATTGCCCACCGGTATCTATAATTCCACAGGTCAGCCATTACACAGTTGGCAGACTCAAATCCTGCCTTTCATGGATCAGGTAGAGCTGTATAAAAAAATTGATCTGGCAGAACCCTGGAATACTGAGAAAAATGCTCCGCACTTCAAAACCCATATTCCTGCTTATACGATCGATTCCCGTGACACTTTCGAGACCAACCTCCCGGATTATGGAGTCTCGGAATATTCATTGAACAGTCGTGTTTTTTATCCGGCATCCCGATTGAAATACGATCAAATTCCCGATGGTATTGCGAGCACTATCATGGCGGGTGAGATCGTGAGCCGTCTGCCAGCCTGGGGTAATCCTGCCAATCTTCGTGATCCCGCGTTAGGAATCAACCGCCATCCACAAGGTTTTGGCGGACCCTGGAAACGAAGGGAGGGAGCCAACATGTTATTCATGGATGGCAGTGGCAGGTTTATCAATCAAAACATCGATCCGGGAGTGCTCGAAGCTTTGAGTACGCCAGATGGCGGCGAGACCGTCGGCGAATATTAA
- a CDS encoding DUF1559 domain-containing protein has translation METEEKQEEVDGIHRWIAISVSVFLLCVGWASYLVRTFSRLTISPSQTLMFLSTLLLFAVGFHLYCRRIKTKVTAEPAEVIPWQRRWSLTLVTMFLLLAVSGICVISVTHQFFWMATTQDKIFEKLYMGSARQAARRSTSKNNLKQIGLALHNYHDMYRQFPVGGTFDKAGQPQHSWATQLLPYLDHKTLYEQINFGQPWTADDNRETFEINFILLQSPGMPYDFTEAEGEAAGYKPAHYAANSYVLSANSGMDLRKIKDGTSNTILAGEVRSGIKAWGDPTNFRDPTEGINRNPRGFGSKFKGGTHVLLGDGSVRFLSEDIDPGVLKALSTPNGGEPVGEF, from the coding sequence ATGGAGACAGAGGAAAAACAGGAAGAGGTGGATGGAATTCATCGCTGGATTGCGATCAGCGTATCTGTGTTCCTGTTGTGCGTGGGCTGGGCCTCTTATCTCGTACGGACATTCTCGCGCCTGACGATTTCACCTTCCCAGACACTCATGTTTCTGTCTACGCTGTTGCTGTTTGCTGTGGGCTTTCACTTGTACTGTCGCCGCATAAAAACCAAAGTGACTGCTGAGCCTGCGGAAGTTATACCGTGGCAGAGGCGCTGGAGTCTTACTCTGGTGACCATGTTTCTGCTGCTGGCGGTTAGTGGCATTTGTGTAATCAGCGTGACACATCAATTTTTCTGGATGGCGACGACACAAGACAAGATCTTTGAAAAGTTATATATGGGAAGCGCACGCCAGGCTGCCCGGCGGTCAACATCCAAAAATAATCTCAAGCAGATTGGGCTGGCGTTGCATAATTATCATGATATGTATCGCCAGTTTCCCGTTGGAGGAACCTTCGACAAAGCAGGTCAGCCGCAACACAGCTGGGCCACGCAGCTGTTACCATATCTGGATCATAAAACCCTGTATGAGCAGATAAACTTCGGTCAGCCCTGGACGGCCGACGATAACAGAGAGACGTTCGAAATCAATTTCATACTGCTGCAAAGCCCGGGGATGCCTTATGATTTTACTGAAGCAGAGGGGGAGGCGGCAGGATACAAACCCGCGCACTATGCTGCCAACAGTTATGTCTTATCCGCGAACTCCGGCATGGATTTACGTAAGATAAAAGATGGCACTTCTAATACAATACTGGCAGGCGAAGTCAGATCGGGCATCAAAGCCTGGGGTGATCCCACCAACTTTCGCGATCCGACTGAGGGCATCAATCGCAATCCGCGCGGCTTCGGCAGCAAGTTTAAAGGGGGAACCCACGTATTACTAGGGGATGGCTCGGTGCGCTTTCTTTCCGAAGACATTGACCCGGGTGTATTGAAAGCCCTCAGCACACCCAACGGCGGCGAACCGGTGGGTGAATTTTAG
- a CDS encoding SRPBCC family protein → MSTTSLQDEAIQIIRASDGIYHLHTETVIPYALEEVFAFFAEPENLEALTPPWLNFEITTPAPIEMRAGTLIDYQLKLHSIPVKWKTEISEWEPPYRFVDRQLKGPYRLWHHEHTFTECEAGTQVTDDVRYAVLGGALVNRLFVQKDVARIFRYRREQLRKFKPASRERTAN, encoded by the coding sequence ATGTCGACAACTTCACTCCAGGACGAAGCGATCCAGATCATACGCGCGTCGGATGGCATTTATCATCTGCATACCGAGACCGTGATCCCGTATGCACTGGAGGAAGTTTTCGCATTCTTCGCCGAACCGGAAAATCTCGAGGCACTGACCCCACCCTGGCTGAATTTTGAGATCACGACACCGGCTCCCATCGAAATGCGTGCAGGCACACTTATTGATTACCAACTCAAGCTGCATAGCATTCCCGTCAAATGGAAAACGGAAATCAGCGAATGGGAACCCCCTTACCGATTTGTCGATCGGCAATTAAAAGGCCCGTATCGACTCTGGCATCACGAACACACATTCACAGAATGCGAAGCTGGTACACAGGTCACAGACGATGTCCGTTATGCTGTCTTAGGAGGCGCACTGGTCAATAGGCTGTTTGTACAGAAAGACGTCGCACGCATCTTTCGCTATCGCCGGGAACAACTACGTAAGTTCAAACCGGCATCCAGAGAAAGAACAGCCAACTAA
- a CDS encoding SDR family NAD(P)-dependent oxidoreductase: MNTTTAELNSQTLVILGATGAVGSTLSRRLKGAGHEVFLAGRNPQVLRDLSDELAAPSLSLDVLEPGSIERTIQSARETYDHIDGVVNCIGSVFLKPAHLTSDEEWSEVLAVNLTSAFETVRSAAKVMGKQGGSVVLISSAAARVGLANHEAIAAAKAGVIGLTLSAAASYAGRGIRVNAVAPGLVKSNMTRHLWESEAAESMSSSMHALNRLGKPEQVASMIEWLLQPANDWVTGQVFGVDGGLATVIPRARQKSH, translated from the coding sequence ATGAATACCACTACTGCAGAACTGAATTCACAAACACTGGTGATCCTGGGCGCCACCGGCGCGGTTGGTTCGACACTAAGCCGTCGTCTCAAAGGGGCAGGCCATGAGGTGTTTCTGGCAGGCCGCAATCCACAGGTGCTGCGCGATTTGTCCGATGAACTGGCTGCACCCTCGCTGAGCCTGGATGTCCTTGAGCCGGGCTCCATTGAACGTACCATTCAGTCTGCCCGTGAGACTTACGATCACATTGATGGTGTCGTGAATTGCATCGGGTCGGTCTTTTTAAAGCCGGCTCACCTGACTTCGGATGAAGAATGGTCCGAGGTACTGGCCGTCAATCTGACGTCTGCCTTTGAGACGGTTCGCAGTGCCGCGAAGGTGATGGGAAAACAGGGGGGCTCGGTGGTATTGATTTCGTCTGCCGCGGCCCGGGTAGGGTTGGCCAATCACGAAGCGATCGCGGCTGCCAAAGCAGGGGTGATTGGCCTGACGCTCTCGGCGGCGGCTTCGTATGCCGGGCGCGGGATCCGTGTGAATGCGGTGGCCCCCGGACTGGTCAAATCCAACATGACCCGGCATTTGTGGGAATCAGAGGCAGCCGAGTCGATGTCCAGCAGCATGCACGCTTTGAATCGACTTGGGAAACCGGAACAGGTCGCATCGATGATTGAGTGGCTGTTGCAGCCTGCCAATGACTGGGTCACCGGCCAGGTATTCGGCGTTGATGGCGGCCTGGCGACCGTCATTCCCCGCGCTCGACAGAAAAGCCATTAA
- a CDS encoding class I SAM-dependent methyltransferase, with protein MKHPLLTNSELEWSDVAANCRMNREREITGTNSYTTDLKMNPLDFLMARARTHSNVRWLDLCCGSGRALIQADEYFRTQHQSIQIQGIDLVDLFQPVENSTSTLQLETASLHDWTTSKKYDLITCVHGLHYVGDKLKLIADAARWLKADGTFIAHLDLDNLQSSTSNWSSREKREFLRRHKLDFNQRRHLLACRGFQTIKFPCRYLGASDQAGPNFTGQPAVNSIYEFLDT; from the coding sequence ATGAAACACCCTCTCCTGACAAACTCAGAACTGGAATGGTCGGATGTGGCGGCGAACTGTCGCATGAATCGTGAGCGGGAAATCACAGGCACGAACAGTTATACCACTGACCTGAAAATGAATCCGCTCGATTTTTTAATGGCACGTGCCAGAACACACTCCAACGTCCGCTGGCTCGATTTGTGTTGTGGTTCCGGCCGGGCGCTGATTCAGGCGGATGAATATTTTCGTACACAACACCAGTCCATTCAGATTCAGGGGATTGATCTCGTCGATCTGTTTCAGCCTGTCGAAAACTCTACCTCCACGCTGCAACTGGAGACAGCATCACTGCATGACTGGACGACCAGCAAGAAATACGATCTGATTACCTGTGTACACGGACTGCATTATGTTGGTGATAAACTGAAACTGATCGCCGACGCGGCTCGCTGGTTGAAAGCCGATGGCACGTTCATCGCTCATCTGGATCTGGATAATCTGCAAAGCAGCACCAGCAACTGGAGTTCCCGCGAGAAACGCGAATTTCTACGACGACACAAACTGGATTTCAATCAACGCAGACATCTCCTGGCTTGTCGCGGTTTTCAAACGATCAAGTTCCCCTGTCGCTATCTCGGTGCCTCGGATCAGGCAGGTCCCAATTTCACAGGTCAGCCGGCCGTCAATTCGATTTATGAATTTCTCGACACTTAA
- a CDS encoding tetratricopeptide repeat protein: MWWIRVCLLALVIFTPAISSADDPTHSYFEGLRQRHLFGIAEGYCLNRLAQPRITDTERARYTLELIRTLAAHAMSTQGQEQEELWKRAEETIAEFSQEHSDWSDTNVFEAERARIAALKAEILYWQVKADPQNQTLRESAIRELTQAITRLIQAETRLSQLLKKSGAFKKFTVLKAATIRDTLLDFQLLIAQTEMKRGDLYEANSPQRKAAVDAAEKWLEPLSRRATTLQLTWLSKLALIQCERIDGDTAGAARGIQALLKEKPPAYLNEPLFVESMHILLQEGKAQQAASQIIQYRQDHGSISSELGYLEITALIQLRKIALEKKQEALAAEIWQQVETRSNFLKQMQPGYWSQRAWMLVDQQHQVDQYGSQLSQSLKQAQLLYAQGKIEQAIEAYSKTAQQATDEGKGDLAFELAFTSASLQLQAKQYQEAAKVFQSLSRKYSTAPRAADAGLLAAWCLGQLYTQSRTKSRRLAYTTALEEVQKQFPGSKSDFEAGWMLARLEEARLQYSKALVLYAEVPENHPRAADAHLGIARCYEQILQRLTSLGKSTKAWRQEAIDVLEKYLASFPDESDPLILQSQADIALRLTQIYLNDSPPSYEKASRLLELIISSATRSITELKRNNEHTETSVAQTAKVIQRWNDISNQARRLEIITLAGQGNPTAARSLVETLENAGTNELLAVLNGVSQINLDLSAETRYELGLLQLRSAEKLISRRDELTPPQRQQLDLCLAEAYMATNQHIRALEYYQELLKQSPRDSALVKQVATLLERCGTKACLREAAQKWRQLESAEKPGSIPWLDARLHLIQTTFGSGNEAEAKKLLGVTKLLYPDLGNQELKQRFQELQQRIQK; the protein is encoded by the coding sequence GTGTGGTGGATTCGTGTCTGCCTGCTGGCTCTGGTCATCTTCACACCGGCAATCAGTTCAGCCGATGACCCGACGCACTCTTATTTCGAAGGCCTGCGTCAACGGCATCTGTTCGGCATTGCAGAAGGTTATTGCTTAAATCGTCTGGCACAGCCCCGAATCACCGACACGGAACGAGCACGCTACACACTGGAACTGATACGCACCCTGGCAGCGCATGCGATGTCGACGCAGGGCCAGGAACAGGAGGAACTCTGGAAACGCGCAGAAGAAACCATCGCAGAATTCAGCCAGGAACATTCCGACTGGTCTGACACGAACGTCTTTGAAGCCGAGCGGGCACGCATTGCGGCACTCAAAGCCGAAATCCTGTATTGGCAGGTCAAAGCAGATCCACAAAATCAAACTCTCAGAGAGTCAGCCATCAGGGAGTTGACGCAGGCGATCACCCGACTGATACAGGCGGAAACACGTTTAAGTCAGTTACTGAAAAAATCGGGTGCCTTCAAGAAATTTACCGTTCTCAAGGCAGCCACCATCCGTGATACCCTGCTCGACTTTCAACTGCTGATCGCTCAAACGGAAATGAAACGTGGGGATTTGTACGAAGCGAACAGCCCGCAACGGAAAGCAGCTGTAGATGCCGCAGAAAAATGGCTGGAACCACTGTCCCGCCGGGCAACGACCCTGCAACTCACCTGGCTCAGTAAGCTCGCGTTGATTCAATGCGAACGGATTGATGGCGACACCGCCGGCGCAGCACGAGGCATCCAGGCACTGCTCAAAGAAAAACCGCCGGCGTATCTGAATGAGCCGCTCTTTGTGGAATCCATGCACATTCTGCTGCAGGAAGGAAAGGCACAACAGGCGGCGTCACAGATTATCCAGTATCGCCAGGATCACGGCAGTATTTCCAGCGAACTGGGTTACCTGGAAATCACCGCGCTGATCCAGCTCAGAAAAATCGCGTTGGAGAAAAAACAGGAAGCTTTAGCAGCTGAAATCTGGCAGCAGGTTGAAACACGTTCAAATTTTCTTAAACAGATGCAGCCGGGTTACTGGTCACAGCGGGCCTGGATGCTCGTCGATCAGCAGCATCAGGTCGATCAGTACGGCAGTCAGCTTTCTCAAAGTCTGAAACAGGCTCAACTCCTGTACGCGCAGGGAAAAATCGAACAGGCCATCGAAGCCTATTCTAAGACGGCACAACAGGCGACCGACGAGGGAAAAGGCGATCTGGCATTTGAACTGGCCTTCACGAGTGCCTCACTGCAGCTGCAGGCAAAACAGTACCAGGAGGCAGCTAAGGTATTTCAATCGCTGTCCCGAAAATACAGTACCGCGCCCCGCGCTGCAGATGCAGGCCTGCTGGCTGCCTGGTGCCTGGGTCAGCTCTACACACAAAGCCGCACCAAATCGCGCAGACTCGCCTACACAACCGCGCTGGAAGAAGTTCAGAAACAGTTTCCCGGCAGCAAGAGTGACTTTGAAGCGGGCTGGATGCTGGCACGACTGGAAGAAGCGCGTTTGCAATATTCCAAAGCACTCGTGCTGTATGCCGAAGTTCCCGAAAACCATCCCCGGGCGGCTGACGCACATCTGGGAATCGCCCGCTGCTACGAACAGATCCTGCAACGGCTGACATCCCTGGGTAAATCGACAAAAGCCTGGCGGCAGGAAGCCATCGATGTGCTGGAAAAATACCTGGCAAGCTTCCCCGATGAATCTGACCCGCTGATTCTGCAGTCACAGGCAGACATCGCATTACGGCTCACGCAGATCTACCTGAATGATTCACCCCCGTCATACGAGAAAGCCAGTCGGCTGCTGGAATTAATTATCAGCAGCGCCACGCGCAGTATCACAGAACTCAAACGCAATAATGAGCACACAGAAACCAGTGTGGCACAGACGGCAAAAGTGATTCAACGCTGGAATGACATCTCGAATCAGGCGCGGCGTCTGGAAATTATCACTCTGGCCGGTCAGGGAAACCCGACCGCGGCCCGCTCGCTGGTAGAGACCCTGGAGAACGCAGGCACAAACGAACTGCTGGCAGTCCTGAATGGCGTCTCACAGATCAACCTCGACCTGTCCGCCGAAACGCGCTACGAACTGGGACTGCTGCAATTGAGATCGGCTGAGAAGCTGATCAGTCGTCGCGATGAATTAACTCCCCCGCAACGACAGCAACTGGATCTCTGCCTGGCGGAAGCGTACATGGCAACAAATCAGCATATCCGGGCGCTGGAGTATTACCAGGAACTGTTGAAACAGTCGCCCCGCGACAGCGCACTGGTCAAACAGGTCGCCACACTCCTGGAACGCTGTGGCACAAAAGCCTGTCTGCGGGAAGCAGCCCAGAAATGGCGACAGCTGGAATCAGCAGAAAAACCAGGCAGCATCCCCTGGCTCGACGCCCGCCTGCATCTCATTCAGACCACGTTCGGTTCCGGCAATGAAGCCGAAGCCAAAAAACTGCTCGGCGTAACGAAGCTGCTCTACCCCGATCTGGGCAATCAAGAATTAAAACAACGATTCCAGGAACTGCAACAACGCATTCAGAAGTAA